A window of Prionailurus bengalensis isolate Pbe53 chromosome E1, Fcat_Pben_1.1_paternal_pri, whole genome shotgun sequence genomic DNA:
TCTCCTGCGTGCTGTATGACTGCCGAGGCAAGGACCCCAGTAAGGAGTACGCTCCTGAGACCACTCTTGATGCCCAGCCCTCCATCCACTTGGTGGTGATGCAGCAGAGCACGTCAGGGGACCTCTGGGCAAGGAGGCCCAGCCTTCATTTTGGGGATCCGGTTCCATTAGGGAAGAAAAGCACAATGGTGTGAGGTCGGCCAAGGGCTACTGGGGAGAGAGCACTAGACATTCTGGACAAACTGTTCTCCACGTGGCTACGCTGGTCTTGCTGGGCTATGTAAGTGGGAGTTCTGCCTTACCTTCTACGTTCTTGTCACCCTCTTTGTGGA
This region includes:
- the LOC122484741 gene encoding small integral membrane protein 36-like, whose translation is MEFYLEIDPVTLNLIILVASYVILLLVFLISCVLYDCRGKDPSKEYAPETTLDAQPSIHLVVMQQSTSGDLWARRPSLHFGDPVPLGKKSTMV